AGAATATCTTCCATAGTTATCCCAGGTGCCATTGCTACTAATATCTTGCTGCTATTGATACTGTCTTTGATTTTATCAATTACATCGAAATAAATATTAGGCTTCACTGCTAAAAATATTATATCACTATTATGAACTAAATCTAGTTCCCCTTCAAGAGCCTTAACTCCATACTTACTTTCTATTTCCTTTCCTTTTGCCAAATCATAAACACTTATGTTGCTTATTTCTACCATAAGAGAATTGATTATTCCTTTTAGAAAAGCTTCTCCCATATTTCCACAGCCAATAAATCCTACTCTTTTCATTTTCACTCTCCTATATCTGTATAAGTTCCAAGTTCAATTTCTTTCTCTGGTATCAAAAGAATATCCTTTAATGTATTTTTTCTACTTGAAGTGTTTTTCCTGCTCTCGTTTCAAGCTTAGTAGATTTAGTTATTTAATCATATCTACTACTTATCTATATATATATTAAATCTGTCAGTTATTTCCTTTAATTTATCGAATCTATCCATAACATTTTCTTTATCTTCCATTCCAAGTTTTACTAAAAGTGCATTAATCAGAACTATACCTGGAACAAAAGTATATGCTTTTTCCCCATTCTTTGTTGTTAAAACAAGATCTGATATATTTCCCAGTGTAGAATCCTTTTTATCTGTCACTGTTATTACTTTATTTCCATGCTCTTTAAAAAATTCTGTTACTTGGCAAGTAAAGTTTGTATATGGGTGAAAAGATATTGTAAATAATAAATCTTCTTTTTGTGAATAGAGAAGTTTATCTGTAAAATCTGAAGCACCTGATATCATCAATTCTACACCTTCTCTAAATTCTTTCAGCATAAAATAAAGATAATATGCAAGAGCATATGATCCTCTAGCTCCTAATACATACAATTTTCTGCTGTTTTTTATCCACTCAACAGCTTGATCCAAAGATTTTTCTAATTCAACTATATCCATTTCCTGAAGAAGTTCTATATTAGTATCTATAATATCTTTAATTATATTACTTCCTGTAGCAGCCTCTCCTATACTATTTTTAAGACCTTTCATATATGATGTTTCTTTTTCTACTTCTTTTTGAAATATTTTTTGAAAATCTGGATATCCTTTAAATCCAAGATTTTTTGAAAATCTTGTGATTGTTGCTGGACTTGTTTCAGTTTCTATAGCTAATTGATTTATTGAAATAAAAGATATTATACTTTGATTATATTTAATATAATCAGCTATTTTTTTAAAACTTTTACTGAAGCTTTCATAATTTCCATCCAAATAATTTAGTATTTTTTTCTTCATAGTTTTCCCCTCTTATTTAAATGATTTTATTTTAATTATAAACTATAATTTATATAAAAGCAAAGTAAAATATTATAATTTTCACAAATTTAGGTAATTTACCTTTCATTTTTTTTATTTTTTTCACCTACTTCAGTCTAATATCAAGGAAATTAGAAAAACCTATGCTGCCTTAATTTTTATCTTAAAGTACATAGGTTATAGTTTTTTATATTATTGCTTTTTTATATGCTCCATCGGAACCAAATACATCAACAATTTTTGTTTTATAGTAAACTTTCATTTCTTCCCTAGCTGCACCTAAATATTTTTTCAAGTCAAATTCTTCAGGTTTTTCTGCTAAAGCTTTTCTCAATGCTCCTGTAAAAGCAAGAGAACCATCTGTACTGACATTAATTTTTGCAACTGTTGACTTTGTAGCTTTTCTTAATTCTAAGTCTGGTATCCCTACAGCATCTTTTATCATTCCTCCATATTGTCTTATCATTTCAATATATTGTTTTGGAACTGCTGAAGAACCATGAAGTACTATTGGAAAACCTGATATTCTTCTTTCTATCTCTGCCAATACGTCCAATTTTAATTTAGGGTTATCCCCTGGCTTAAATTTATGAGCTCCATGAGAAGTTCCAATAGCAATTGCAAGAGAATCAACTCCTGTCTGTTTAATAAAATCTTCTGCTTCATCTGGAGAGGTAAATTCATGTTTTTCTACTTTTTTCCCTTCCTCTACCCCTGCTAATACTCCAAGTTCAGCTTCTACTGTTACATTTTTTCCATGGGCATATTCTACAATTTCTTTAGTTTTTATTACATTTTCAGCAAAAGGATAATGTGATCCATCAAACATTACAGAAGAAAAACCATTATCTATACACTTTCTAATAATTTCAAAGTTTGAACCATGGTCTAATTGCAGTGCTACTGGAATCTCTGCTCCTGATGCCTTTACATAATCAACTGCTCCTTTTGCAATCAAAGGTATCATATTAATTCCTAAATATTCTATAACTTCTTTTGAACATTGAAGTATTACTGGTGACCCCATTTCTGCACAAGCTTCCATTATTGCCAAAACCTGTTCTAAGTTGTTAAAATTAAAAGCTGGAACTGCATATCCGTTCTCGTTAGCTTTTTTAAACATTTCTTTAGTATTTACCAAGCCTAATTCTTTATAATTATAAGGCATTTCATCCTCCTACTCATTATTTAATAAAATTTCTACTGCCTCTTTTAATGTTGAAACTTCTCCTACATTTCCTGGAAAAATAATATATGGTATCATTGGAAATTTACTTTCTTCTCCTGTCTGCCATACTGGTATGCCTGGACAAATCTGTCCTAACACATTTGCCCTTTTTACTTTAAGAGCCTTTGTCCCAACATCACTGGAAGTTATTCCTCCCTTAGCTATCACAAAAGCTGGTATTACTTGAAGCTTTCCAACTAAAGACTGAACTGCATCTGAAATTTTCACAGAACGAAGAAGCGCTTCTTCTTTAGTATCGTTTTCTATGACTAACAATTTTCTTTTTGTATATACTACAACTGTTTTTCCAGAAGTAATTAATTCCTCTTCCATTTTCAAGGTGTTTTCTATCTCTTTTTGAAAAGCTTCTTCATTAAGTACCAAATCAGAATTAAATTCTATAAAAACAAGATCTTTTAATTTTTTCAATTCCTCTACCTGACTTGTTGTCTTTTGTGTATGTGAACCTACTACAATAATTCCACCATTTTTTGTTTCTTTTACTACCATCTTTTTTCTTGTAAGAAGTGGCTGCTCAGAAATTCCTCCAATAATTTTTACAATTGCTGCTGCTACACGAAACATGAAATTTTTTCCCTGTTCCATTGCTTTATAAAGAGCTATTACAAATACTTTCAAATCACAATAGTCTATTGCATTTACTACAATTTTTTCAAAATTTTCTACCTGCATTAATTTTTTTGTTATTTCATCAATTTTAACTTCACGAAGTTCTTCTAAAGAAATAGTGATTACTTTTTCAGCTGAATATTTTCCATTTGTTTTTTCTTCTATATAATCACATAAATTAGAAGAGGTATATCCAAATGTTTTATCTTTTGCAAATTCTGTCTGCCCTGCTGGTACAAGAACATTTCCAGTTTTTACATAGTGAATATTCCCAATAGTAAATCTTCCTCCTTCTTTAAAAAATGGACATATAACTTCTCCATCCAGATGTTTTTTCCCATCAGCTTCAAATCCTTCACGAAGTAATTGAGTTTCAAGAGGATAGTGACCTCTTAAAGTAGAATCTCCTCTGCTTATAATCATATATTCTTTGCCAGTTTCTTTAGAAATTTTATTTACTCTTTGAATTATCTCTTTATGACATTTTATTGTCTGATCTACAGTAAACCCTCTTGAATTAGTTAATATATAAAAAAGATTCCCCTCCTCTGTAAATCCTTCACGAATACTATCTTCCGACCAGTCTGTATATACAAATACATCATGAACAGTTTGAACTCCAGTAGGATCATCATCTAAAACAATGATCTTTTTTTTATTTTTCTTTACACAAGCTAAAAGCTGTTCATCTAATTTTTTTTCATCTATAGGCTTATATGAATTTAATACTTCAATTCCTAATGCAGTTTCTCCCATTACTTTCCCCCTATATATTTAACATTTTTCTTGCTTCATATGGTGTCATTGCTTCCTTATCCATTGCATGAAGAAGTTTTACTACTTTTTCTACCAATGGAACATTAGTGTCTACTCTAGTTTCTGAATCCAAATAATCACTATCTTCAAATCCTATACGTACTGTCTTTGCTCCTAATCCTAATGCTCCTGCTATAATTCCAAAATCTTTTCTATGAGCATGTGTAATCCCCCATATTGTATCTTTTGGAATAAAATTTACCATAGCCATCAAAGCTTCTGGTGTTGCAGGAGCTTCACCTGGATGTCCAAGTACAATACTGAATAAAATCGGCAGCTTCATATTATATTCTTTACGCAGTTCAGCTGTCTGATGTATATGCCCTATTTCAAATACTTCTATCTCTGGAGTTTTTCCTGTTTTTATAATTTCTTCTATACAGTATTTTACCTCAGGAATAGGATTACAATAAACTGCATTTCCAAGATTTGTAGACCCTACATTTAAGGAACAAGTTTCTACTTTATCATAATACAAGGGAGTGCAACGCTCTTTTATAGTTAAATTTGATACTCCCCCAGTAGATACTTGAATAATAATATCTGATTCAGCTCTTATCAATTCTACTGTTTCTTTTAATCCAGATAAGTCTGTTGTTAAGTTTCCATATTTATCACGCACATGGAGGTGAACCATTGACGCACCTGCCTTTGCACATTCAATTACATCTCTTGCTATTTTCTTTGGATCTATATATTTATCAGCAGCAGAAACTGGTGCTACAGAAATTAATACTTTATTTTCCATCATTTCCTCCTAAATTAATTTTTATTCATATAATACTTGAGCTATAACTACTAATGGTTCTTCCCCTTCGCAAGCTATACTATGAGTATCCCCAGGCATTGCTCCTATAATATCCCCTTTTTTCAAATGTTGAACCTCTCCATTAATAATATGCTTTGCTTTTCCTGCTATTAAAACCATTGTTTCCATTTCTTTCTCATGGGTATGCATTCCTATACTGACACCTGGATTTAATGTATGACGTACATATGCTCTTCCTTTTCCAAGCATTTCCTCTGGAGCATTTAAAAGCTTTTCCATCATTACAACTCCTTCTCCTCCCATACAATGTTCCAATGGAATAGGTTTTAACTCCTCCAATTTTCTATAAATCATAATTACTCTCCTTTTTTCTAAAAAATAAAAACGGACTTAAAATTAAAGCCCGTTTTCCAGGCCGCATTATCTTTCGCGGCTATTTTTCTATTTTTCCCAATATTTATAGTGCTTTTCAATAATTTCACTGATTTTTTCAGTTTGTTTCTTTCTGAATATTTCAATTATCTCTCTATGGAGTGATATAAAATCATCTTGATGTCCATGTTCCAAAATATATTCATTTGCAACTATACGACTTGATTTTGTGATTTTATCTATATAATATCCAATACTTTCTAAAAGACGATTATCTAAAATTTCCACAATAACTGCATGAAATTTTACATCAGCCTCAAACATTTCCTGCGGTGATGGAATTTTTTTATTAATTTTTTCTTCCATTCTTAGCAATTCCTCTTCCAGCTGCTTAAAATCTTCCTCTGTCATTCTTTTTATAGCTTCTTGAAAAATTCCTACATCAATTACTTTTCTCAATTCCACTATTTGCTCTTTAGAATCTTTTTGCAGAATAATTCCATATAGTATTGGATACAGCATTTTATCATCATACTCTTGGCGTATATATGTTCCATCTGCACGTTTAATTTCTAAAACTCCATAGGCTTCCAAAATCTTTATTGCTTCCCGAACAGAATTTCTTCCTACACCAAATGATTCACATAATTCCACTTCAGTTGGAATTTTATCCCCTGGTTTTAATTCTCCATTAATAATTGCATTTGTAATTTGATCTGTTATTCGTTCCACAACTGACTTATTAGCCAATGAAACTGACATAAATTTATTTTCTTTCATTAATTACTACCCCTTCTATGTAACATACCTATATTTAAGTATATAACAAACTGAAATTTTCTGCAATTATTATATTAAACATGTTGTCAGCCAAGGAACAAATGTAATAATTAAAAGTGCTACTAAAGACATTATCAGTAATGGAACCATTTTACGACAAATCACTTCAAATTTGACTTTACCTATATCAGCCGCGACATAAAGGTTTGGTCCTACTGGAGGTGTAACTTGCCCTATTGAAAGGTTTAATACTAAAATTACTCCTAAATGAACTAAATTTATATCCAATGCTTTTGCTATTGGAAGAATAATTGGAACAATGATATAAAGGGCACTTGTGTTATCCATAACACATCCTGCTAATAAAAATACAACATTGATTATCAATAACATTACATACTTATTTGTAGTAAATCCAATTGCCATCTCTGTCAACTGAGTTGCAATTCCTTGTTGTGTCAATATCCATGAAAAAATTCCTGCATTCATAATAATTAATAAAATAATTCCTGTAGTTTTTGCTGTACTGAATAATGTTTCTCTTAAAGCTTCAAAAGTCAGTTCTTTATATATAAATTTTCCTACAACAAAACTGTATATTACAGCCACTGCTGCTGCTTCTGTTGGTGTAAAGAATCCTGAATAAATCCCCCCTAACACTATAACTGGACTCAAGAATCCCGGAAGTGTTCCCCAAAAAATTTTCATTATTTCTTTTTTAGTTGCTTTAGGTTTATCTCCTTTCCATCCATACTTTTTAGAGTAGATAAACACAGTCAAACAGAGGATACTTGCAAATATGATTCCCGGAACAATTCCAGAAAGGAACAAATCGCTAATAGATTGTCCTGTAATCATTCCATATATGATGAAAGTAATGCTTGGAGGAATGACAGTTCCCAATGAACCTGATATTGCAGATAGTGCACTGGAAAATCCTTTATCATATCCTTGCTTTACCATTGCTGGTATCAATATAGATCCCATTGCTGCCACTGTAGCTGTTCCTGATCCTGATATTGCTGCAAAGAATAAAGCACTTATAACTGCTACATACCCAAGTCCCCCATGAATAGGCCCCATCATACTGTCCGCCAGATTAATAAGTCTTTTTGAAATTCCTCCCTTATCCATCAATACTCCTGCCAGTACAAATAATGGAATTGTCAGTAAAGAAAATTTCTGTACAGTTGCCTGCATCATTGAAGGAATTACACCCAATGGTGATCCTGTTGCTACAAGAGTCAAGGCACTTGATAATCCTAAAGAAATAGAAATAGGAATATTTAAAAATATAAAAACTGCTAATGATATAAATAATATTGCTGATGCCATTTATTTATTCCCCCTTTCTTTTAGCCTGTTCTTCAGGATCTTTATTTATAGCCAATTCATATTGAATCATCCTAATGATAGAAAATACAGCTGATAACGGAATTGCTAAACCTATCAACCAGCTTGGCATTTCTAAAACTCCAGTAAGTAATCCATATTTATATTGTCTATATACCATGACAGTTCCCCAAATAACCCAAATTCCATAATTTGCACAACATACAGCCAGACGAAACCATGCATGTATTACTCTTGTATTTCCTCTAAATTTATCTGTTATGTATGCAAATCCCATATGAGAATCTGTTTTAAAAGCACTTGCTGCTGCTAAACAGCATACCCATACAAACATTGTTGTTACTAATTCTTGACTAAATGACATATTAAACCAAGTAATTTTACGTGAAAATACATTCATAAATGTTACCACTGCCATTACTACCAGAGCTATGGAACATAAATATTCTTCGAAATTATCCCAAAATTCTTTTAAGAAACCTTGTGATTTACTCATAATAATATCCCCTCCTAATTATTTGCCCTGAAACAGATTGATAACATCCTGTCCTACTACATCTACATATTTAACAAAAATTCCTGCACATGCTTCTTTAAATTTCTCTCTTTCCTCATCTGTCAATCTTGCAAATTTTGTTCCATTTTTTTCTAAGTTTTCAATAATTGAAGATTCATTTGCTGCAAGGTAATCATTTCCCCATTGAAGAGCCTCTGCTGCACTTTCTTTAATAATTTTTACATCTTCAGGGGATAATTTTGCCAATGTCTTATTGCTTATTACCCAAATATTTGTATCACGAACTCCATCCCAAAGCAAAACATTAGATTGTACTTCTGCAAATTTAGAAGAATTAAAAACTGCAATTGGATTTTCCTGTCCATCAATAGTTCTCTGTTGAAGTGAAGTATATACTTCCGAGAAATCCATAGCAGTAGGATTTGCTTTAAAATAATCCCTGTAAAGATCTATAAACACATTTGCTCCTGGAACACGAATATTCATTCCTTTCAAATCTTCAGGTGAATGTATTTCTTTGTTACTTGAAATCTGTCTAGACCCAGCATTATTTATTCCAAGCATTGTCATTTCCAAATCATTGCACCATTTATTGATTTCAGTTTTAGCTCTATCACTATTAACAAATCTGACTAAATCTTCAGTTGAATCAAATAAAAATGGAAGCCAGAATGCATAGAATTTAGGATTATAATTTGCTATATTTGCTGGAGCACAAGCATGGATATCTATATTCCCTGCTTGGACTAGCTCTATTGCTTTTGTTAAATCTCCTCCAGATAACCCACAATTCTGATAAACTTCAACCCGTATTCTCCCATTAGATTTTTCATCCACATATTTCTGAAATTTTTTTGCTGTTAAATCACTGATAGATTCTGGTTGTTGTGTATGAGTCATACGGATGATTATTTTTTCATTCTGAGAATTATCACCACATCCTGCTAAAGTAAAGAGCATTATTCCTGTTACTGTTATTGAGAAAATCTTTGTTAATTTTTCTTTAAACATTCTTATTTCCTCCTCTTCTTTATCTTCCCTATTTTACCATTCCTTTTGCTATCAAAGCATCTCTTAATGCTAGAGCTCCATATCTAGGACTTGATGCAACCATTTTTCCATATTTTTCTCTGATTATATCCTCACAATATGCCATAGAACCTTGTGCAAATAATATTACATCTGCTTTCTCTGCCACTTTCCCTGCATATTCTGTCATCAATGCTTTAAATTGTTCTTGATCTAATCCAAATGCTCCATCTACTAAGCAATCTATTAATTCAACATGTTTATTCATTTCTCTAGCTACACGTTTTATAGTATTCTTTGTTGGTTCAAGAGTTGTGGGAAGTGTTGCCATAACTACAATCTTATTTCCATTTCTAACTGCATCTCTGCACATTTCTTCGTCTATTCTTACAATTGGAATTCCTGTATATCTAGCAACATCCTGTGCAGAATCTGCTACTTCTCCCACTGAAGAGCAAATATTTAAAATTGCGTCTGCCCCTGCACTTACAGCCTCCATATACATTCCTATCAAACGAGCTGCTGGTGCTGGAGTTACATAGCCAGCTGTTCTTACATCTGCAAGTATGCTTGGATCTTGATATGATAAAATTTCTGTTCCTTCTGGAAGTGCTCTCCCTACTTCTTTTTCTACTAATTCTATTAATTCTGGTGTTGTACTTGTATAAACTAATGCTACTTTCATATAACCCCCCTGATTTTCATCCTTTGTATAACGTAGGATGTTTTACTGATTGTATTATACTACCTTTTTTTATTTTTGTAAATAGTGTTTTAAAAAAAATATAAATGCTATATTTTAATTCAAAAAAAGTCATATTCAAATATATTTTATATTTCATTATCTCTATTTTTTCAAAAAAAAATGAAAATGATTCATAAGTACAAATACTTATTACCATTTTCACTCCATTTTTATTCATTCCCACTTCTGTATTTAACTTTTTCAAGAACAAGCTTTATCCCTTCTATTCTCAAAATTTTGACTTTATCTCCAATTTCTAATTCTTCATCAGATTTTCCTACCCAATGTTTTCCATCAAAATAAATTTCATAATTCCCATTTGGAGCAATCCCTTTTACTTCAACAATGCTCCCAGTTATCCTGTCTACACTGCCATCTTTTCTTTCAAGCATCTTCTTAGAAAATTTTCTAGTTGATGCAAGAAGTACGGCTGACAATATCACAAAGAAATATCCTTGATACAATACACTATCTACTGCCATAGAAAAGAAAATAGTAATAGCTGCTGCCAAAGCAAACCAAATAGAAATAAGTCCAGGAACTATAAGTTCCACCACTGCAAAAAATACTGCTCCTACCAGCCAATATACTGCCATACATATCCCTCCTATTCAGCTTTTTGTTGTTCAATATCTATGTTTTCAGCATTTTTTTCTTCTATATCTTTTTTAACTCCTTGATCTTTAGTCAAAATCTTTTCTATTTTCTTTACTTTTCTATCTACTTCATTGATCCTATACTCTAATGAATTCAATATCCAAAATTGAAAATGACTTGCTCTTTGTGCTTCATAAAACATCCATATAAGTTTGAATATTCCTAAAAGCACAGCCACTTCTAAAGTTAAAAACAGTGTAATTTTTTGAAGTACTACCCCTAAAATAAGAAGAGCTATTATTAACACAACAAATAAAAGATTAATCATCTTATGCTGTGAATTATTCGCTCCACCAATCTGTCCTACAATACTTCTAATTCTTTCCTTTTCTTTCTGAAATTCATCTAATTCTTCTCTTAAGTGTTCTTCTCTTTTTGGCAATAAAATCACTCCCTCTGTATACAAGATAATTTGCTATACTCCCCAATCTCTAGGATATCTAAATTCCATTCCCATAGTTCTTTTTGACACCTTAGCTATTGTTGGTAGTTTTCTTTTATATTGTGAAAGTTTTATTTTTTTTATTATTTTTTCTACAGTATCTTTTGAGAATCCCTCTCTGATTATCTCTTCTGAAGTCATTCTTTCATCTATAAGTCTATATAATATTTCATCTGCCATTTTATAAGAAAATCCAAGTTCCTGTTCATCTGTCTGTCCTTCCCATAAATCAGCACTTGGTTTTTTTTCAACAAGTTCTCTAGGTACTCCCATATGCCTTGATAAATTCCATACATGAGTTTTGTATAAGTCACCTATTGGATTTACAGCTGAAGCTGAATCTCCAAATTGAGTACTATATCCCAACATTATTTCAGTTTTATTAGAAGTTCCAAGTACTAAAGCTCTTTCTTTAGCTGAATGATCAAAAAGTATAGACATTCTTTCTCTTGCCATTTTATTTCCTTTTCTAAGGCTATCCATATCCTGTTCTAAATTGAAATAAGCTTCTACCATTGGTGTTATCTCTATTTTTTTACTTCTTATTCCTAGAGCTTTTATTACAAGTTCTGCATGTTCAACACTTTCCTTGCTTGAAGTCTTATATGGCATCATTATCCCCAAGACATTTTCAGGACCAAATGCTTTAGCTGCAAGAAAAGCTACAAGAGCTGAATCTATCCCTCCAGATAATCCCAGCACCACTTTGCTAAATCCTACTTTTCCTACCTCTTCCTTCAAAAAATTCACTAATGTTTCTTCTAAAACATTCAAGTCTATATTTAGCTTTTCCATTGCTCCTCCATTACTTATCCAAACCAAATTTACCTAATCTGCAATTTCTGTAATCTCTAAGGACTGTATAAGCTGCCTGTTGGATATTGAGATTTTCTCCTTTATTAAACATTTTATTTCTAAGTGCTATCTTTTCAAGAATTTCTCCTATGACTTCACTTTTATCCTCATCTAAAAGTTTATATCTCTCTTTTAGAATATCCCATAATCCATATTTAATCATTTTTGAAATCAAAATACAAGAAATATCTTCTATTGGAAGTATTTCATCTCTAATAGCTCCAGTTATTGCCAGATTTTGTCCAACTTCATCACTTTCAAATTTTGGCCATAAAATTCCTGGTGTATCCAACAGTTCCAATCCCTCTTTTATTCTTACCCATTGTTTCCCTCTAGTAAATCCTGGTTTATTTCCTACTCCAGCACTACTTTTTCCTACAATTCTATTGATAAGTCTTGATTTTCCTACGTTTGGTATACCTACAACCATCAATCTTGTATTTACTTTTCTTAAACCTTTAGCTTTCATTTTTTCTTTTTTTCAGCAGATACTTTATCTATAATAGAATAAAGAGCCCTTATGTTAAATCCAGTTTCTGCACTTATTTCAAGAACTTCATCAGCCATATTATTTTCTTTGAAATATTTTTTCCAGTACAATATTTCTGACTTCTCTACAAGATCAGATTTATTTAAAACTATAACTCTTTTTTTATTTTTAGCAAAAACTGTAATATCAGGATTTTTGCTGGATAGAGGTATTCTTGCATCTACTACCTCTAGAACTATATCTATCAGCTGCATGTTTTCTTTTATCAGATCTTTTGTTTTTTTCATATGACCTGGATACCAATTTATTTTTGTCATTGACATGATTTACACTACTCCCTTAAATTAATCTTCTTGCCCCTTGATAAGAAGAACTATCTCACCTTTTATTGGATTCTTAGCAAGTTTTTCTATAAGCTCTGTAGTTGTTCCTCTCAATATTTCTTCATATATTTTTGTAATTTCTCTAATAATTACTACTTCTTTTACTCCCATAAACTGTTCTATATCCCTTAAAGTTTTTTCTATTCTAAAAGGTGATTCGTATATTACTATTGTTCTTTCTTCATCAGCCAAAGCTTTTAAAAGTGTCTGTCTTCCTTTTTTCTTAGGAAGAAATCCTTCAAAACAAAATCTTCTCATAGTTATTCCAGCTGCTGAAGCTGCTGCTGTTAAAGCACTTGCTCCAGGTATTGGTACAACTCTTATTCCTTCATTATGAGCAGCATCTACCAACTCATATCCGGGATCTGATATACATGGTGTTCCTGCATCTGTTACCAATGCAATATCTTTTCCTTCTTTTAAAAGATTTATTATATTTGCAATTTGATGCATCTTTGTATGTTCATCATATCTATACACTGTATTTTCTATTTCATAATGATTTAAAAGCTTTCTTGTAACCCTTGTATCTTCAGCAAAGATATAATTTACCTCTTTT
Above is a window of Fusobacterium varium DNA encoding:
- a CDS encoding NfeD-like C-terminal, partner-binding, translating into MAVYWLVGAVFFAVVELIVPGLISIWFALAAAITIFFSMAVDSVLYQGYFFVILSAVLLASTRKFSKKMLERKDGSVDRITGSIVEVKGIAPNGNYEIYFDGKHWVGKSDEELEIGDKVKILRIEGIKLVLEKVKYRSGNE
- the nadE gene encoding NH(3)-dependent NAD(+) synthetase; the protein is MEKLNIDLNVLEETLVNFLKEEVGKVGFSKVVLGLSGGIDSALVAFLAAKAFGPENVLGIMMPYKTSSKESVEHAELVIKALGIRSKKIEITPMVEAYFNLEQDMDSLRKGNKMARERMSILFDHSAKERALVLGTSNKTEIMLGYSTQFGDSASAVNPIGDLYKTHVWNLSRHMGVPRELVEKKPSADLWEGQTDEQELGFSYKMADEILYRLIDERMTSEEIIREGFSKDTVEKIIKKIKLSQYKRKLPTIAKVSKRTMGMEFRYPRDWGV
- the rbgA_1 gene encoding Ribosome biogenesis GTPase A, with translation MKAKGLRKVNTRLMVVGIPNVGKSRLINRIVGKSSAGVGNKPGFTRGKQWVRIKEGLELLDTPGILWPKFESDEVGQNLAITGAIRDEILPIEDISCILISKMIKYGLWDILKERYKLLDEDKSEVIGEILEKIALRNKMFNKGENLNIQQAAYTVLRDYRNCRLGKFGLDK
- the rbgA_2 gene encoding Ribosome biogenesis GTPase A, whose product is MSMTKINWYPGHMKKTKDLIKENMQLIDIVLEVVDARIPLSSKNPDITVFAKNKKRVIVLNKSDLVEKSEILYWKKYFKENNMADEVLEISAETGFNIRALYSIIDKVSAEKKKK
- the rsmI gene encoding Ribosomal RNA small subunit methyltransferase I codes for the protein MLYIVATPIGNLEDMTFRAVRTLKEVNYIFAEDTRVTRKLLNHYEIENTVYRYDEHTKMHQIANIINLLKEGKDIALVTDAGTPCISDPGYELVDAAHNEGIRVVPIPGASALTAAASAAGITMRRFCFEGFLPKKKGRQTLLKALADEERTIVIYESPFRIEKTLRDIEQFMGVKEVVIIREITKIYEEILRGTTTELIEKLAKNPIKGEIVLLIKGQED